The Coriobacteriia bacterium genome includes a region encoding these proteins:
- a CDS encoding sigma 54-interacting transcriptional regulator, whose amino-acid sequence MTPESIPETDTCASPADELSALLQVSQTMVSSFDIDRNLRKAMRVLAESLDLQRGTVALVHPETRELRIAAAHGLTRAEIARGIYRVGEGVVGRVVSSGKAMVVPNIGEEPLFLNRTGSRPAKTDIAFISVPIVLRGEVLGVLSADRVFGDAAVSLDEDVRVLEIVASNIAHAVRLYWTYQHEVEKRESLRRELRGRYSMPNIIGDSDSMQEVFRVVTKVAMSQATVLLRGESGTGKELIAHALHYQGMRPKGPFIAINCAALPENLLEAELFGYEKGAFTGAVASKQGRFELARGGTIFLDEVGDVSPGLQAKLLRVLQERTFERLGGTKTLTTDARIVSATNRDLEHMTKQGEFREDLYWRLNVVPVFLPPLRDRREDLPLLIEHFLGRFGQLAEREVGVSSETLRLLLRYPWPGNIRELENTIQRLVVLADNDLLEPGDLPMHLLVHDLPEEGGGAGMSLEDEVEALERRRIVAALRKHAYVQAKAARELGVTPRQLGYKIRKYDLEAS is encoded by the coding sequence ATGACCCCTGAATCCATCCCGGAAACAGATACATGCGCTTCACCTGCCGACGAACTCTCGGCGCTTCTCCAGGTCAGCCAGACGATGGTCTCGAGCTTCGACATCGACCGCAACCTGCGCAAAGCGATGCGAGTGCTCGCCGAGAGCCTCGACCTGCAGCGAGGCACGGTCGCGCTCGTGCATCCCGAGACGCGAGAGCTGCGAATCGCTGCCGCACACGGGCTGACGCGAGCCGAGATCGCGCGTGGCATCTACCGCGTCGGCGAGGGCGTGGTCGGCCGCGTCGTCTCTAGCGGCAAGGCGATGGTCGTGCCGAACATCGGCGAAGAGCCGCTCTTCCTCAACCGCACTGGTTCGCGTCCGGCCAAGACCGATATCGCCTTCATCAGCGTGCCGATTGTGCTACGCGGGGAGGTGCTCGGCGTGCTCTCGGCAGACCGCGTGTTTGGCGATGCCGCGGTCTCGCTCGACGAGGACGTGCGCGTGCTCGAGATCGTCGCCTCGAACATCGCGCACGCGGTGCGTCTCTACTGGACCTACCAGCATGAGGTCGAGAAGCGCGAAAGCCTTCGCCGAGAACTGCGCGGCCGCTACTCGATGCCCAACATCATCGGCGACTCCGACTCGATGCAGGAGGTCTTCCGCGTCGTCACCAAGGTTGCGATGTCTCAGGCCACGGTGCTGTTGCGCGGAGAATCGGGAACCGGCAAAGAGCTCATCGCACACGCGCTCCACTACCAAGGAATGCGGCCCAAGGGCCCGTTCATCGCGATCAACTGCGCCGCGTTACCGGAAAACCTCCTCGAGGCCGAACTCTTCGGCTACGAGAAGGGTGCGTTCACGGGTGCGGTCGCTAGCAAGCAGGGACGCTTCGAGCTGGCCCGGGGCGGCACGATCTTCCTCGACGAGGTGGGCGACGTCTCCCCCGGCCTTCAGGCCAAGCTGCTGCGCGTTCTCCAGGAGCGCACATTCGAACGGCTCGGCGGCACAAAGACGCTGACCACCGATGCGCGCATCGTAAGCGCCACCAACCGCGACCTCGAGCACATGACCAAGCAAGGCGAGTTTCGCGAGGACCTCTACTGGCGCCTCAACGTGGTGCCGGTCTTCCTCCCCCCGCTTCGCGACCGCCGAGAAGACCTACCGCTGCTCATCGAGCACTTCCTCGGCCGCTTCGGCCAGCTGGCTGAGCGCGAAGTCGGCGTGTCGAGCGAGACGCTGCGTCTGCTGCTGCGCTACCCGTGGCCGGGTAACATCCGCGAGCTCGAGAACACGATCCAGCGCTTGGTAGTGCTCGCCGACAACGACCTACTGGAACCCGGCGATCTGCCGATGCACCTGCTCGTTCACGACCTGCCTGAGGAGGGCGGCGGCGCGGGGATGTCGTTGGAGGACGAGGTCGAGGCGCTCGAGCGACGTCGCATCGTCGCTGCACTTCGCAAGCACGCCTACGTGCAAGCCAAGGCCGCCCGCGAACTCGGGGTGACCCCGCGCCAGCTCGGCTACAAGATCCGCAAGTACGACCTGGAAGCCAGCTGA
- a CDS encoding aminotransferase class V-fold PLP-dependent enzyme has translation MDCALPAGPTPLFTPERRGATQTAFLAEHPGYGAGTPLDALRSAEYGRLDELGHVYLDFTGGGLYAASQIERHQELLRIGVLGNPHSHNPTSRASTALVERARNAVFEYFNAAPAEYDVVFTANASAALKLVGESYPFGAGDRYLLTYDNHNSVNGIREFARAAGAEVTYLPVGEPDLRLDCAMVTSELKRVAEGHNHLFAFPAQSNFSGVQHPLEWIDEAHELGWDVLLDCAAFAPTNRLDLSAIKPDFVPLSFYKMFGYPTGIGALIVRREALRKLRRPWFAGGTITLASVQGSGWHHLAPGHVGFEDGTVDYLGLPAVEIGLEHVSAVGIDAIHDRVMALTDWLLGAMGRLQHSSGAPMVRVFGPLDTECRGATVAFYLLDPEGAPYDVDRMEELAGRRGISLRTGCFCNPGDGEVAHHITPDDMAECFVGKAAPVTFTECRDIIRDTTGKMPNTMRVSLGIASNFADVYAFMSFAESFRDCAPGDLPE, from the coding sequence ATGGATTGCGCACTACCCGCAGGTCCGACCCCGCTCTTCACCCCCGAGCGCCGCGGCGCCACGCAGACCGCTTTCCTCGCCGAGCACCCCGGCTACGGCGCCGGCACACCGCTCGACGCCTTGCGCTCCGCCGAGTACGGCCGCCTCGACGAGCTGGGGCACGTCTATCTCGACTTCACCGGTGGCGGACTGTACGCCGCTTCGCAAATCGAGCGGCATCAGGAGTTGTTGCGGATCGGAGTTCTCGGCAATCCACACTCGCACAATCCGACGTCGCGCGCGTCCACAGCTCTGGTCGAGCGCGCTCGAAACGCCGTGTTCGAGTACTTCAACGCCGCCCCGGCCGAGTACGACGTGGTGTTCACGGCCAACGCAAGCGCGGCGCTCAAGCTCGTCGGCGAGTCGTACCCGTTTGGCGCCGGCGATCGCTACTTGCTGACGTACGACAACCACAACTCGGTCAACGGCATCCGAGAGTTCGCGCGTGCTGCCGGCGCGGAGGTCACGTACCTGCCGGTGGGCGAGCCCGACCTGCGGCTCGACTGCGCGATGGTCACTAGCGAGCTGAAGCGCGTCGCCGAAGGCCACAACCACCTCTTCGCTTTCCCTGCGCAGTCCAACTTCAGCGGCGTGCAGCACCCGCTCGAGTGGATCGACGAGGCCCACGAGTTGGGCTGGGACGTTCTGCTCGACTGTGCAGCGTTCGCGCCCACGAACCGCCTCGACCTCTCGGCGATCAAGCCTGACTTCGTGCCGCTGTCGTTCTACAAGATGTTCGGCTACCCCACCGGCATCGGCGCCCTCATCGTTCGCCGAGAAGCCCTGCGCAAGCTGCGCCGCCCGTGGTTCGCTGGCGGGACGATCACGTTGGCCTCGGTGCAGGGCAGCGGCTGGCACCATCTAGCTCCCGGGCACGTCGGCTTCGAGGACGGCACGGTCGACTACCTCGGGCTGCCAGCCGTCGAGATCGGGCTTGAGCACGTCTCGGCCGTGGGTATCGACGCGATCCACGATCGGGTGATGGCGCTGACCGACTGGCTGCTCGGCGCGATGGGCCGGCTGCAGCATTCGAGCGGCGCGCCGATGGTGCGGGTGTTTGGGCCGCTCGACACCGAATGCCGCGGAGCGACCGTCGCGTTCTACCTGCTCGACCCCGAAGGTGCGCCCTACGACGTCGACCGGATGGAAGAACTCGCGGGGCGTCGCGGCATCTCGCTGCGCACAGGCTGCTTCTGCAACCCGGGCGACGGCGAGGTCGCGCACCATATAACGCCCGACGATATGGCCGAGTGCTTCGTGGGCAAGGCGGCGCCGGTGACGTTCACCGAATGCCGCGACATCATCCGCGACACCACCGGCAAGATGCCCAACACGATGCGCGTGTCGTTGGGGATAGCGAGCAACTTCGCCGACGTCTACGCCTTCATGAGCTTCGCCGAGAGCTTCCGCGACTGCGCGCCGGGAGATCTGCCCGAGTAG
- a CDS encoding nitrogen fixation protein NifQ codes for MAEMPTVHDPSASGEAMPTGSSVSAVGDLEVAAAVERFSDGAVEARFAEQVEERRVEFDAIVGMLLLQTTPGVNPAQAEVVARAIAAACLGEQHLWRDLELPNRGVLRRLFEAYFEPFAADNLMDMRWKKFLYRKLCRWGGFHTCKAPSCGACSSYSECFGTQA; via the coding sequence ATGGCCGAGATGCCGACCGTCCACGATCCCAGCGCTTCAGGCGAGGCAATGCCCACGGGCAGTTCGGTTTCCGCGGTAGGCGACCTGGAAGTGGCGGCGGCCGTCGAGCGTTTCTCGGACGGAGCGGTCGAGGCGCGCTTCGCCGAGCAGGTCGAAGAGCGGCGCGTCGAGTTCGACGCTATCGTCGGGATGCTGCTGCTGCAGACAACGCCGGGAGTCAATCCGGCGCAAGCCGAGGTCGTCGCGCGAGCGATTGCGGCTGCGTGCCTCGGCGAGCAGCACCTTTGGCGCGATCTGGAGCTTCCCAATCGCGGAGTGCTTCGCAGGCTGTTCGAGGCGTACTTCGAGCCATTCGCAGCCGACAATCTCATGGACATGCGCTGGAAGAAGTTCCTCTACCGCAAGTTGTGCCGGTGGGGCGGCTTTCACACGTGCAAGGCTCCCAGTTGTGGCGCGTGCTCCAGCTACTCGGAGTGCTTCGGCACGCAGGCCTAG
- a CDS encoding pirin family protein — MTDIRGVAATYHARPTREGAGVHLRRAFGFDQVPRFDPFLMLDDFRSDEPQHFKKGFPWHPHRGIETVTYLLRGDVEHADSIGNSGVIGSGCAQWMTAGSGIIHQEMPLGDENGVIEGFQLWVNLPASDKMMAPRYQGVSEDEIPLIVTEGGVAIRIIAGTVDDVTGPICDIVTEPEYLDITVPPNSRFTHPTMLGHTVFAYAIAGSGCFADAMDAEACVSDGTTALFDDGESVVVTTATQPLRFLLLSGKPIGEPVSWGGPIVMNTREELEAAFEELEEGTFIREK; from the coding sequence ATGACTGACATCCGCGGCGTTGCCGCTACCTACCACGCTCGACCCACTCGCGAGGGTGCCGGCGTGCACCTGCGTCGCGCTTTCGGCTTCGACCAAGTCCCGCGCTTCGACCCGTTCCTCATGCTCGACGACTTTCGCTCCGACGAGCCCCAGCACTTCAAGAAGGGCTTCCCGTGGCATCCGCACCGCGGCATCGAGACGGTGACCTACCTTCTGCGCGGCGACGTCGAGCACGCCGACTCCATCGGCAACTCCGGTGTGATCGGCTCGGGATGCGCGCAGTGGATGACGGCTGGCAGCGGCATCATCCACCAGGAGATGCCCCTCGGCGACGAGAACGGCGTGATCGAGGGCTTCCAGCTCTGGGTTAACCTTCCGGCCAGCGACAAGATGATGGCGCCGCGCTACCAAGGCGTCTCGGAGGACGAGATCCCACTGATCGTGACCGAGGGCGGCGTGGCCATCCGCATCATCGCAGGCACCGTCGACGACGTGACCGGGCCGATCTGCGACATCGTGACCGAGCCCGAATACCTCGACATAACGGTGCCGCCCAACTCCCGCTTCACACACCCGACGATGTTGGGGCACACGGTTTTCGCCTACGCGATCGCGGGCTCGGGCTGCTTCGCCGACGCGATGGACGCCGAGGCGTGCGTCTCCGACGGGACGACGGCCCTGTTCGACGACGGCGAGTCGGTCGTCGTGACCACGGCCACGCAGCCGCTTCGTTTCCTGCTGCTCTCGGGCAAGCCGATCGGCGAGCCTGTAAGCTGGGGCGGGCCTATCGTGATGAACACGCGCGAGGAACTCGAGGCCGCCTTCGAAGAGCTTGAGGAAGGCACGTTCATCCGCGAGAAGTAG
- a CDS encoding DUF2892 domain-containing protein — protein sequence MKVNEGNADRVIRLVLGAVLLGVGLFFVKGTLGIVLDVLGVVALITGATGFCLLYRLFGDFSTKRA from the coding sequence ATGAAGGTGAACGAGGGGAACGCGGATAGAGTGATTCGGCTCGTCTTAGGCGCGGTCTTGCTAGGAGTTGGGCTGTTCTTTGTGAAGGGCACCCTGGGAATCGTCCTCGACGTCTTAGGTGTCGTCGCACTGATCACGGGAGCGACCGGATTCTGCCTGCTGTACCGCTTGTTCGGCGACTTCAGCACCAAAAGGGCCTAG
- a CDS encoding STAS domain-containing protein: MDLAVVTSQRAGIPVLAFSGDLDGILVDEFERAVIETAQESCGSVIVDLGGVTYIDSQAFGRLLKAHVVLETSGGDIAIASSGADVTRIIRTFGADYLLGVFDDVDSAAAYLQPLIPHD, translated from the coding sequence ATGGATCTAGCCGTCGTAACCAGCCAACGCGCGGGTATTCCCGTGCTCGCATTCAGCGGCGACTTGGACGGAATCCTGGTCGATGAGTTCGAGCGGGCGGTGATCGAGACCGCCCAGGAGTCGTGTGGCTCCGTAATCGTCGACCTCGGCGGCGTGACCTACATCGACAGTCAGGCCTTTGGCAGGCTCCTCAAAGCACACGTTGTCTTGGAGACCTCCGGCGGCGACATTGCGATTGCCAGTAGCGGTGCCGATGTGACCCGCATCATACGGACGTTTGGTGCCGACTACCTGCTCGGCGTGTTTGACGACGTCGATTCGGCCGCAGCGTACCTGCAGCCGCTGATACCCCACGATTAG
- a CDS encoding NifB/NifX family molybdenum-iron cluster-binding protein, whose product MSEQIKIAVPTNGPGGIDGERSAHFGHADSFTIVQVADGQIVGGDVVVNPPHSHGGCAITVSMLADAGVGGAIVVGMGGGPLSAMNRTGMKALFDDQSPTPRQAVEAFIAGELREFGSENLCAGH is encoded by the coding sequence GTGAGCGAACAGATCAAGATCGCAGTGCCAACGAACGGACCCGGAGGCATCGATGGAGAGCGTTCGGCACACTTTGGCCATGCCGATTCGTTCACGATCGTGCAGGTCGCTGACGGCCAGATCGTGGGCGGCGACGTCGTGGTCAACCCACCGCACTCGCACGGTGGATGTGCGATTACCGTGAGCATGCTGGCCGATGCTGGTGTAGGAGGTGCCATCGTCGTGGGCATGGGCGGTGGACCGCTCTCGGCCATGAACCGCACCGGTATGAAGGCGCTCTTCGACGACCAATCGCCTACCCCTCGGCAGGCGGTCGAGGCCTTTATCGCCGGCGAGTTGCGTGAGTTCGGCAGCGAGAACCTCTGCGCCGGCCACTAA
- a CDS encoding class I SAM-dependent methyltransferase, with protein sequence MPYEKFDVSKLERLNDPARFEYLDPETIWQAADAVDPRVVIEIGAGTGMFACRFAALVPNADVYAVDVEPTMVRWMFEHRPSALSGRLKPTLSRETVVPLPTGEADVVVMINVHHELADPTSTYREALRLLRIGGSVVIADWAPGDDAGGPPHGVRVPAEEIAALLGRVGFADAITHDGLTRHSLVSAIKPAVCAL encoded by the coding sequence GTGCCGTATGAGAAGTTCGATGTCAGCAAGCTCGAGCGCCTGAACGACCCCGCACGCTTCGAGTACCTGGATCCCGAGACGATATGGCAGGCCGCCGACGCAGTCGATCCGCGCGTCGTCATCGAAATCGGCGCTGGGACCGGGATGTTCGCGTGCCGCTTCGCTGCTCTCGTGCCAAACGCCGACGTGTACGCCGTCGACGTGGAGCCGACGATGGTCCGCTGGATGTTCGAGCACCGGCCCTCCGCACTCTCTGGGCGCCTCAAACCTACCCTCTCGCGTGAGACCGTGGTTCCGCTGCCCACTGGTGAGGCCGACGTCGTCGTCATGATCAACGTCCATCACGAGCTCGCCGATCCCACGTCCACGTACCGCGAGGCGCTTCGCCTGCTGCGCATCGGAGGCTCGGTCGTCATCGCCGATTGGGCACCGGGTGACGACGCCGGAGGTCCGCCGCACGGTGTCCGCGTGCCGGCAGAGGAGATCGCGGCGTTGCTCGGCAGGGTCGGATTCGCCGACGCCATCACACATGACGGCCTGACCAGGCACTCGCTGGTCTCGGCAATCAAGCCGGCTGTCTGCGCCTTGTAG